A window of the Penaeus monodon isolate SGIC_2016 chromosome 11, NSTDA_Pmon_1, whole genome shotgun sequence genome harbors these coding sequences:
- the LOC119578605 gene encoding uncharacterized protein LOC119578605 produces the protein MTNPGSYSVKIPLRIDACHVVNWKSFNFLLPLTVRPPVSLFAYHVYFLSIYPSIYPIHLSIYAHLLIHHILSTYQFIYPLICLFSFSLSLADRNGLPPPDLNNLGLEAPGYDPRRGDFQRPPLNGTALSQRDQGPCRSPGRVEPGNLTCYSCKLDFRPRNYKWDHPCLGRHSGLTVNPDYLVACGPNDKYCRAERTEVNGILILLTRECTDECYYGCRPKGFGINFESCAQCCNSHGCNDMYPESLASVRHASRVVVSWCLALLFFSFF, from the exons ATGACTAACCCTGGCAGTTATTCAGTCAAAATCCCTTTAAGAATAGATGCTTGCCATGTTGTGAATTGGAAAAGCTTTAACTTTTTATTGCCTTTAACTGTTCGTCCTCCCGTTTCTTTATTCGCTTATcacgtttattttttatctatatatccatccatttatcctattcatttatctatttacgcaCACTTACTTATCCATCATATATTATCGACGTATCAATTCATCTATCCGTTAATctgtttattctctttctctctctctctggcagacCGAAATGGCCTTCCTCCGCCAGACCTAAACAACCTCGGTCTCGAAGCTCCAGGTTACGACCCAAGGCGAGGAGACTTCCAGCGCCCTCCTCTGAACGGCACCGCCCTGAGCCAGCGAGACCAAGGGCCGTGCCGTTCCCCGGGGCGCGTGGAACCGGGGAACCTCACCTGCTACTCGTGCAAGCTAGACTTCAGGCCGCGGAACTACAAGTGGGACCACCCTTGCCTCGGACGTCACTCGGGTCTCACCGTGAATCCCGATTATCTCGTGGCGTGCGGACCCAACGATAAGTACTGCAGG GCAGAGAGAACAGAAGTCAACGGGATCCTGATATTACTGACGAGGGAGTGCACGGATGAGTGTTATTACGGCTGTCGACCCAAAGGCTTCGGGATAAATTTCGAGTCGTGTGCTCAGTGTTGTAACAGCCACGGTTGTAATGACATGTACCCCGAGAGCTTGGCGTCCGTTCGCCACGCTAGCCGAGTGGTTGTTAGCTGGTGTCtcgccctcctctttttctctttcttttaa
- the LOC119578998 gene encoding glycerol-3-phosphate phosphatase-like: MPQMPRILDQTCLRAFLNSFDNVLTDCDGVLWSGDNIIGQANDALNKLRSLGKKIFYVTNNSTKSREEYVKKCEKLGFIASKEEIVSSSFVMAQYLKQQGFNKKVYVVGTSGMTAELDNVGIAHTDIGPEPLTVSPFKLPETIELDPEVGAVAVGFDGDFSFPKIMRAASHLEDQACLFIATNTDERFPISNSKLVFPGTGSIVRCVETVAERPPLIMGKPSEKMFTVISEKYQLKPSRTLMIGDRCNTDILFGKNCGLHTLVVLTGVTKKEDLESWAKSSDEEKHRLLADYCLPQLGDLVDLLKAME, translated from the exons ATGCCCCAAATGCCCAGGATCCTCGACCAAACCTGCCTGAGGGCCTTCCTCAACAGCTTCGATAACGTGCTGACGGACTGTGATG GTGTCTTGTGGAGCGGAGATAACATCATTGGACAGGCGAATGATGCACTGAACAAGCTGAGATCACTTGGGAAGAAGATCTTCTATGTTACCAACAACTCAACAAAATCCCGCGAAGAGTATGTTAAGAAGTGCGAAAAGCTTGGCTTCATTGCTAGTAAG GAAGAAATTGTCAGCTCGTCCTTTGTGATGGCGCAGTACCTAAAGCAGCAAGGTTTTAACAAGAAGGTGTATGTGGTTGGAACTTCTGGAATGACTGCAGAGCTAGATAATGTTGGCATTGCACACACTGACATCGGG CCGGAACCACTCACCGTCAGTCCCTTCAAGCTGCCCGAGACCATAGAGTTGGACCCGGAGGTTGGAGCTGTGGCTGTGGGCTTCGACGGGGACTTCAGCTTCCCCAAGATTATGAGAGCCGCATCGCATCTAGAAGACCAAGCATGTCTCTTCATCGCTACCAATACAGATGAGCGCTTCCCAATTTCTAACAGCAAGCTTGTATTTCCAG GCACAGGAAGTATTGTGCGTTGTGTTGAAACGGTTGCCGAGCGTCCTCCATTGATCATGGGTAAACCCTCAGAGAAGATGTTCACTGTAATAAGTGAGAAATACCAACTTAAGCCTTCTCGCACGCTCATGATAGGTGATCG TTGCAATACTGACATTCTATTTGGCAAGAACTGTGGCCTGCATACATTGGTGGTGCTGACAGGAGTGACCAAGAAAGAGGACCTGGAATCATGGGCGAAGAGTTCTGATGAAGAGAAGCACCGGCTCTTGGCTGACTATTGCTTACCTCAGCTTGGTGACCTGGTTGACCTGTTGAAAGCCATGGAATGA